TCAGTTGACGAGGACAGTTCCAGCAGACCTGTACACAGAAGCGAGGTTCATTCTCGCAGCGCCCTTCCGCAGGCTTTGAACACTTTCTATTACGCCGTGCTGTCGGGCGCTGGGAGGCAACTCTGCGGAGGGGATCTGGAAATTCTATGTTCTGCTGCACTGAGAGCCTGTGATGTGATCAGGTTCGCGTGTGGAAGGCTTCTGTTGTGAGTACAAGCTTCCTTTCCACGGTGGTGTCCCCATTAAGCTTATGACCCATATCGAGAACTTAGATAGAACGACCCTGTAGGATGCGCAAAGCATATCCACGCTTTCATGCATTTCCATTCGCGTTGATTATGATTCATCGCGAATCCTCCCTCTTGGTTTGACACAGATTTATCTCCAAATTTGCCGATCTTCATCCCTGGCCAAGGGAAGATGTCCAATTCTATCCGTCGCGCCGTTGACTCCCAGCATATAAGGTCCACTGCTTTTTCCACTTAACTCATTCTCCATCCCGCTCCGCAGCCTTTTCGAGCTCCCCGCACATTCAACTCATTTTGCAATGTCGTCCACGCAGTCAACTACTTGTGTCCACTTCGCATCCCCGTCTAAAAACGGGTTTGCATCATCCTCATTGCTATCACTATCGACCTTCAGTCCAAGATCATGGGCTGTTTCATTCGGTAATTTGATACTAtatttcatcatcatttgtGCACAATTTCCAACGCACACTACACAGCACGCTCCTCAATACTCGCCGTCCTCGAAAACGCTATTACTGTCGGACATCTCACAATCTCCGACTCGGAAGGGACGTACTATTATGGGAAATACCATAAAGGTTGCAATGACGTTCACCTTCATATTGTGAACGACAATTTCTGGTTCCGTATTATGCTGTAAGCGCCCATTCAATAATTAAGCTCTGAGTTGTTTTACTTACATTGCATTCTAGTTCAGGTGACCTCGGATGTATGCTTTGCTTTTGTGTCCACGTATTTCAGTTCACTTACCTGATGATTTTATCCCAGTCAGTGAAGCTTACATGATTGGAGACGTACAAGTATCTTCGTTGAAGGGTGCCATGGATGTAAGCAGGTCTTTCTCAGTGTCGCTTTTGAATTGTAACTCACAGTTCTTCCGATTGGCAGATCTGGCTTCAAAACCAATCTGGCATGGAAGATACACTATCTTCGACCATAGCAAAAATTTCTTCGGCAGTCTCCAGCTTATACAATAACCTCCTTGGTCAAACACGATCACAAGCACGGTTAAACGCCATCGCTAGCTACGACCAGTCGAATGAGCTATTCAAAGTACGTTCTTCAAACGTATTTTTATCGCATTGTTTATTTATCATCCCATTTAGGCTTTCCTGAGTAAAGAAATGATGTACTCTTGCGCCTTGTGGAGTGAGGCAGAAGGAGGCGTACGCGGAGATCTTGAAATGGGACCCAGTCCTGGTGACCTCGAAACTGCACAGCTTCGAAAAATTAGACATGTTCTTCGGGCTGCTAGAGTTAAACCTGGCCATCGTATTCTTGAGTTTGGTAGTGGATGGGGCGGCCTTGCAATTGAGGTACGAATTTCAAAATCATGTCAGAATTGCTTTAAAGTTCATGTATACTCTTAAAGGCTGCAAAATCTTTCGGCTGTGAAGTCGATACGTTAACGTTATCGATTGAACAGAAAAAGCTCGCTGAAGAGCGTATAAAAGAAGCCGGCTTGGAAAGCCGCATCCGGGTGCACCTCCTTGACTACCGCGAAATTCCCGCCGAATTCGAGAAAGCTTTCGATGCTTTTGTCAGTGTTGAAATGCTGGAGGTAAGCTTTGATGAATTCATGGATCTGGGGTCGACGTTGATCAACTTCTTTAGCATGTTGGGTCTAAATACTATAATCTATACTTCAAACTAGTGGACTTTGCTCTCAAATCAAAAAACGCTACTGCCGTTGTTACCGCATCCACCTTCCCCGAATCCAGATACTCTAGCTACCAGTAGGTTCTGTTCAGAACTAGTAAAATGGTCTATTTGCTGATCGGTCCTCAAAGAGCTGAAGACTTTATGCGAAAATACATGTGGCCAAACTCGTGCCTACCGAGTGCTACCGCCCTCATTACCGCTGCACAGACCGCATCGCAAGGTCGCTTTACTTTGGAGGGCGTAGAAAACCATGCAGCTCGTGAGTAATATTTGACAGGCAAGCTGAATATACTGACTGATACGAGTTTGAATAGATTATCCTCGAACTCTACGAGAGTGGGGAAGAAGATTGGAAGCCAATCTTACACAAGATATGATTGCCAAAGACTATCCATCTCTACATGATCAATCCGATTATGCAGCTTTCAAACGGAAATGGCAGTACCTGTTCGCATATGCCGGTGCTGGATTTTCAAAAGGTTACATTACATGTCATATGATTACTTTTATCCGTGATGTCAGTTCTAAATCACTTTCTTTTGCATGTTCGAGAGACTTACCCTTCCACCTATTATCCAGAACGACGCCCCAATTCTCCAATGCGATTAAAAGTCTCTAGTATTGACTGGGCTAGTTTACCAGCCCCGAAATATGAAGAGGAGAGCAGTATAACAACAACTCAACACTGTATTTTTATCACTATACTGTATTGGACTTATTATATTCTATTAGACATTTTAGAGTATTTAGCGCATAACATCTAGGGAGGAACCGCATTTAGAACCACATGTAACTTTACTATCATATGCAATGGAACATCATATTTTTTCCACTCTTTACAAGCTGTGCCAACTGTCAACTTTTGTGAAAAACTTACTCACAAACCTTGGATATTAAGTTTGTCGCCATTTTTGGGTGCTTCTTTCTTGATTGGGATATATCTTCCTGCCTTTGCGGAGCTATGCAGAGAATATCCGAACAGGAAATCAATTTTTGTGAGAATCGACATATAAGACTCGGTATTGTGTCTGGTTCCGATAGGCTGTCATTGAGTACTGATTAAATGATCTCTCCTCGGTCATATGATGTCATGTCTTTTTTTGGCAAGTCTCTCGTCTTTTATGGTATTGCAAAATAAAATGGAGGTGATTTTCTCCTAACTATTTGCATGCTTTCGGTGATAGGGGTCAAGCAATATGGAAACAAttttttattgattttcCTATTATCGGATGATCAAGGGTATCTTTCCGGGTAAAACGACACAACAGACACCGTGAGGGGTGCCAGATAGAATGTACATGATGGGGTAGATGTCTACTAATGGATGAATGAAAGGACATGTTTGTAACGACACAGCAATAGGAGATAATTAACATTAGAGATATAGGCAGTGCCATTGGCACGCAGTCAAGTTTGAGGCAATCGAGTGGGATCTAACTTGGTTATCCACGACTGTAATTCCTTAGGGGTTGGGGCGGCGAGAGCATGGGAGTTCGAAGACGTGAATAGAGTAAAGGAGTTAGGCTTCTAGAAAATGGTAACAGTGAGAATGTGTATTTGATACAGCGCCACTTTACTCACCCCAAGCAACGACTCTTTATGAGGGTCGCTTTCAACATTAACTCCTGTTAGGCTGATTATACCTGTTTCTTCCAGCTCGTTGGAGTGAGCAAAAATGTGAAGGTAGGGCCTGATAGATCGATCAGAAGGGAAATCAGATGACGAGTAGATATTGTTACCTCTTCAAAACAAACCACTTTCGTTCCCAGATATCCTGACTGGCATCTGTGAGGATCATCAGATGACCTTTTTTCGTTGAGCCGTCGCTGTGTGTTCAAATGAATTTCAAGCGGAAGACGATGCAGTGGAACGCAAATACCTCCGGGGAACAACTTTGGTTTCGGAGGTTAACTTTAAACCATCAGGTACTGGTCTGTCCGGCGTTTGTTTAGATGTACCGTTTTCCTCAGGGTCGGCAGGGTCTTGACTCAAAATAATCTGATAAGGATAGACGATTAGTAATGCCACTGTATCGGATGAACAGAACTAACTTTTCCACGGTGTCCAAATTGTTTCTGCCACAAAGAAACGGATTTTCTCAGCAGGTCGTTTGCTCGCCATGCGAGTGTATCCTGAGCGATGGGTTTAGGAGGCGAGGCAGTCAAAATGACTCTAATAGCCTGAACATCGGCCGCCCGTCTTTCTGTTGTAATCAATCTGGAATAATCTTCCACAACAGATATCCCCCGAGGTTTCCAGATACCAagactttcttctcctctgaCATACTTCTCCGATGTATCTAGCCGCCATAAATCTTTCGCAGAACGCGTTAAAGGTGGCGATAACCGCACAGTGAATAGAGTGCTAGTCTTGGACAAGATTTTGCTGGATCCGAAAAACGTGAGAATTTTTGAAGGTGGACCAGCGTCTCGAGTCTGCATGGCGACTGCAATGTCCATACTAAATTGTACGGGATCACTGCAGATTTCGACCGCAATTGCCCATGTAATTTGCACCATGACACGCTGATTAGATGCAGTGACACGGTTGAGAAGAACAGAATCGTGTACACTGGAATCCCAGAGAGCTTCACCAGTAAGTGTACCTGACCCGTCGGGTTTAAATTCAACAATTTGATCTTGGAGCAGCGGCAGTGTGACAAGTGCCTTCGAAGACGAATCATGGATGCGGCCTTTAGCATCGAGGAGGCGAACGTTCCCAATGCGAACCTTTGTAAACTCCTGCCATGGAAGCTGCTGACCAGAGTTTGACGACAATGAAATGACGATACGCCTCTGCAATCCTTGATGTAATGAAAATACACCCGGGTCAAGGTTACCCTGCGAAAGAACTGGAACTGGAATATAAGAGCCTTCCGGCCCAAGTTCACATATCTGCAACCACGCGACTACGTCATGCACCTGCTCTACCACAAAGTCGGTTTCAGAACGGCGCATTAGAGGTAGGGTGGCCGGCCGTGGTTCTGGGGATGGTGAGGTCGAATTGGGACGTATGAACTGTTTTTGTTCCCTCAATTCATCCCATCGCTCCATCCGTTCCAGATAGGTGGGTTTAAGAGCGGCAAAAAATTCAATAGGAGCATAACCCTGTCGCAGGTGGTTCAGGACCCTGGACGTTGTGATAACAGAGAAATTGCGCCTAAATTTGAGCTCGGAGAGAGAGGATACATCCATGTCCAAGGCCGGTGATGGAAATACTTCTTCAGCGGTGACTGATGTGCCTACAAATGAAGACAGCCGCACTTGAAGATGTACACCTCGAAAATCATGTGAAGATAAGCCTCTGACTTGATCAATAGTGAGGAAAAAAGTCAGTTTGCTTCCTGGGGGGACTGTTCCAGGTGCTGGTGACGATGATCGGGTGGGTGGAGACGAGTGATATTTGGAAGAGAGCACAACATTGACGATCTTGATGTCAACTCTACATGAGCCGATGGCTTCAGATGTGTAGCGACAGAATATGGGTACTGTAGAAGTCGACGATAATTTCCGAGAAAGTGTCGCCAATGAAATGAGAGCATTTCCAATGAAGGAATACTCTGGGGGAGGGGAGTCAAAGAAAGGTTCGTCGGAGGAGAAATGTTGTGTGTACGAAGGCCGGTCAATATACGTCGTTAAATTTCGCATTCGTTGCATTTGCTGCTGCATACGGTCCAAAGACCATGCATAAATGGCATTATGTCTTTTATCGAGTACTTTAACAGCAACAGATGGTTGAGTTGCAGAAGCCAATATGGGGTCCGCGACGTCACCGAATTCACCAAGACCGGCTATAGTATCCACAGCCGACGTTGGGGCAGCTAAAGAACCTCCAGATGCGATGGTGAAATTATATGATACCTCTTTCCGAAGCTCCTTGCTTGAGTAAAGATTAATATACATCGTAGAGACAACAATAAAAACTGCACCTGATAACGTTGGCCTCTTTGATCATGACTGCGTTTGTTAAAATTATTTCCGCCATCGAGAA
The sequence above is a segment of the Psilocybe cubensis strain MGC-MH-2018 chromosome 4, whole genome shotgun sequence genome. Coding sequences within it:
- a CDS encoding Tuberculostearic acid methyltransferase UfaA1, coding for MSSTQSTTCVHFASPSKNGFASSSLLSLSTFSPRSWAVSFARSSILAVLENAITVGHLTISDSEGTYYYGKYHKGCNDVHLHIVNDNFWFRIMLSGDLGFSEAYMIGDVQVSSLKGAMDIWLQNQSGMEDTLSSTIAKISSAVSSLYNNLLGQTRSQARLNAIASYDQSNELFKAFLSKEMMYSCALWSEAEGGVRGDLEMGPSPGDLETAQLRKIRHVLRAARVKPGHRILEFGSGWGGLAIEAAKSFGCEVDTLTLSIEQKKLAEERIKEAGLESRIRVHLLDYREIPAEFEKAFDAFVSVEMLEHVGSKYYNLYFKLVDFALKSKNATAVVTASTFPESRYSSYQAEDFMRKYMWPNSCLPSATALITAAQTASQGRFTLEGVENHAAHYPRTLREWGRRLEANLTQDMIAKDYPSLHDQSDYAAFKRKWQYLFAYAGAGFSKGYITCHMITFIRDNDAPILQCD